A portion of the Adhaeribacter radiodurans genome contains these proteins:
- a CDS encoding sugar phosphate isomerase/epimerase family protein, with amino-acid sequence MNKIGFNVLAWSAGMSDEILPIVDRLKKIGYDGVEFFVGTPDKAAYQRIGNHCRELGLEVTTVATVSKEENPISPDASVRAKALDRLKWVVDRTHDLQAKILCGPLHSAHSLFALHAPEDQEYGWGAEVLHAVGEHAAPANVTLGLEALNRFESYLCNTMEQLSRLIREAQHPNVRAMFDTHHANIEEKKFAQAIQTIAPYLVHVHISENDRGTPGDGHIAFDDAFSALARINYTGSFTIEAFSRNDPDFANAIGVWREFSKPWDIAEKGLTFIQQMCEKHGLK; translated from the coding sequence ATGAATAAAATCGGATTTAATGTGCTGGCCTGGTCAGCTGGAATGTCGGATGAAATATTGCCTATTGTAGACCGTTTAAAGAAGATTGGCTATGATGGAGTGGAGTTTTTTGTAGGAACCCCCGATAAGGCTGCTTACCAGCGCATTGGCAACCATTGTCGCGAATTAGGCTTAGAAGTAACCACGGTTGCGACGGTGAGCAAAGAAGAAAATCCTATTAGTCCGGATGCTTCCGTCCGGGCCAAAGCTTTAGATCGTCTTAAATGGGTAGTGGACCGGACACATGACCTGCAAGCAAAAATTCTTTGTGGGCCCTTACACTCAGCGCATTCGTTATTTGCTTTGCATGCCCCCGAAGACCAGGAATATGGTTGGGGTGCCGAGGTACTGCATGCCGTTGGAGAACACGCCGCCCCAGCAAATGTTACTTTAGGATTAGAAGCCTTAAACCGGTTCGAAAGTTACCTCTGCAACACCATGGAGCAACTAAGCCGTTTAATTCGCGAAGCGCAACATCCAAATGTTCGGGCCATGTTTGATACCCATCACGCCAACATCGAAGAAAAGAAATTTGCCCAGGCTATTCAAACCATAGCGCCTTATTTAGTACACGTCCATATCAGTGAAAACGACCGGGGAACTCCCGGCGATGGGCACATTGCGTTCGACGATGCCTTTTCAGCTTTAGCTCGAATAAATTATACTGGTTCGTTTACAATAGAAGCTTTTTCCCGGAACGATCCGGATTTTGCGAATGCCATTGGGGTATGGCGCGAATTTTCTAAGCCCTGGGATATTGCCGAAAAAGGTTTAACCTTTATCCAGCAAATGTGCGAAAAACACGGACTTAAATAA
- a CDS encoding alpha/beta fold hydrolase, protein MKICKRSFFKNPALDEQWFKDWVQQLEANNSRQYERISFKTSLGKTHIWGLHTNQITWDALVIFPGARTSSLFWDFDKGLDNIRHNVRIYLVETNGLPNLSDGNTPDIKSMDYGFWAAEILENLKIENAYVAGASFGGLICLKLAIVDPEKIKTVFLLNPGCLQRFSLTFNNLYYNLLPLFAPNKKNISKFLDKAVFSKPTHQLSPESEKLIVDYELFAITRYKDNTQKPYYMGDELTRVKVDTYLLEGTKDLLFPYQKSIQNAKEKISSLKEIVVFENVGHGIETYTQAMNFIGQAIKNYP, encoded by the coding sequence ATGAAAATTTGTAAGAGATCCTTTTTCAAGAATCCTGCGCTAGATGAACAATGGTTTAAAGATTGGGTGCAACAACTAGAAGCAAACAATAGCAGGCAATACGAACGAATCTCTTTTAAAACATCATTAGGCAAAACGCACATCTGGGGTTTACACACCAACCAAATAACTTGGGATGCCTTGGTTATTTTTCCCGGCGCCCGCACCAGTTCCTTATTTTGGGATTTCGATAAAGGCCTAGATAATATAAGGCATAACGTAAGAATTTACCTGGTGGAGACTAACGGTTTACCTAATTTAAGCGATGGCAATACCCCGGATATTAAATCAATGGATTATGGTTTTTGGGCCGCCGAAATTCTTGAAAACCTTAAAATTGAAAATGCCTATGTGGCAGGAGCATCATTCGGCGGACTTATTTGCTTAAAATTAGCCATTGTGGATCCGGAGAAAATAAAGACCGTTTTTTTGTTAAATCCAGGTTGTTTGCAACGTTTTTCTTTAACTTTTAATAATCTGTATTATAATTTATTGCCTCTCTTTGCTCCCAATAAAAAAAATATAAGTAAGTTTTTAGATAAAGCAGTTTTCAGTAAACCCACTCATCAACTTTCTCCGGAGTCCGAAAAGCTAATAGTAGATTACGAACTATTTGCCATTACCCGCTATAAAGATAACACCCAAAAACCTTACTACATGGGCGATGAGCTAACAAGAGTTAAAGTGGATACTTACTTACTGGAAGGTACCAAAGACTTGTTGTTTCCGTATCAGAAGTCCATCCAGAATGCCAAAGAAAAAATTAGCAGTTTAAAAGAGATAGTTGTATTCGAAAACGTGGGCCACGGCATAGAAACCTATACCCAAGCCATGAACTTTATTGGGCAGGCTATAAAAAATTACCCTTAA
- a CDS encoding FUSC family protein — protein MLKQLFEFRETDRKWHIPVLAGLSVGIPILAGYFTGNMAGGKLASMAGLVILYIHSLSITKSMVTLMACSFGIMVSFSVGSLFGFNAYIAPLALGLYAFVVHLGLYYLKMTRPPGNFFFIMIASVAFCMPFSLKSIPQNIGYIGIGTMISCTLGLIYGLLTFKNSNSENQTIGITKNKYVNLVESVTFGFMVGFALLLANLLKLENPYWVPTSCAAVMQGASSKHVWQRSIQRILGTFIGLGLTWGVLLLHPTSLTFCIGIIVLQLIVEFLVVRNYGMAVIFITVLTIFLAESGNTLAANSTTLITARFFDILLGSILGAVGGWLLYNERLHFIATRQIRKTRMLISRRK, from the coding sequence ATGCTAAAGCAGCTTTTCGAATTCAGGGAAACAGATAGAAAATGGCATATTCCTGTTTTAGCTGGTTTAAGCGTAGGCATTCCCATTTTAGCTGGCTATTTCACCGGCAATATGGCAGGTGGTAAACTTGCCTCTATGGCTGGTTTGGTCATTTTATATATCCATTCTCTCAGTATAACTAAAAGTATGGTCACGCTTATGGCCTGTTCTTTTGGTATTATGGTTTCTTTTTCGGTAGGTAGTCTTTTTGGCTTTAATGCATATATAGCTCCGCTGGCACTTGGCTTGTATGCTTTTGTGGTGCATTTAGGTTTGTACTATTTAAAAATGACTCGTCCGCCGGGCAATTTTTTCTTTATCATGATTGCTTCGGTTGCTTTTTGTATGCCTTTTAGCTTAAAAAGTATTCCACAGAATATTGGCTATATTGGCATAGGAACCATGATCTCCTGTACCTTAGGATTAATTTATGGGCTGCTTACTTTTAAAAACTCCAATTCAGAAAACCAAACAATTGGAATAACTAAGAATAAGTATGTGAATTTAGTTGAGTCGGTAACCTTTGGTTTTATGGTTGGCTTTGCTTTACTGCTGGCCAATTTGTTAAAGCTCGAAAATCCGTATTGGGTACCTACCTCTTGTGCGGCTGTAATGCAAGGAGCCAGTAGCAAACATGTATGGCAAAGGAGTATTCAGCGTATTTTAGGCACCTTTATAGGGCTAGGTCTTACGTGGGGTGTCTTATTGTTGCATCCTACTTCTCTTACTTTTTGTATTGGTATAATCGTGCTACAATTAATTGTTGAATTTTTAGTGGTTCGTAATTATGGAATGGCTGTTATATTTATAACCGTACTTACAATTTTTCTGGCGGAATCTGGTAATACATTGGCGGCTAATTCTACAACGCTGATTACCGCCCGCTTTTTTGATATATTACTGGGCAGTATATTAGGAGCAGTCGGTGGCTGGTTATTATACAACGAAAGACTTCATTTCATAGCAACCAGACAAATCCGGAAAACAAGAATGCTTATATCCAGACGTAAATGA
- a CDS encoding YihY/virulence factor BrkB family protein, translating to MGLQQKYVEERRPYRKFIIFLKRLRFSQGRLSVYDILEVLIRELRLDSLTKRASYMAFNFTLSIFPTIIFLFTLIPYIPIPDLNTSILNFLQDFMPKEMYAAASSTIEDIVNIPRGGLLSVNFLFALVLSTNGIMSLMDAFDKKYKTFRQRTYLRKRLIATGLTLMLSLILITSIGIILFGTYLLDVLVFYEIVTEAFTYTLIVALKYLAIIFLFLLATCSIYYYVPAIHDKWPFFSAGAVVATLLIFLVSWLFSLYIRIFDTYNHFYGSIGALVGLMIWLDFISMTLVLGFEINISIDSITKRVSRVNS from the coding sequence ATGGGACTTCAGCAGAAATACGTAGAAGAGCGACGACCCTACCGAAAATTTATTATTTTTCTAAAGCGTCTTCGCTTTAGCCAAGGACGGCTTTCGGTTTACGATATTCTGGAAGTGCTGATACGTGAACTCCGGCTAGACTCGCTTACCAAGCGGGCCTCGTACATGGCGTTTAATTTTACTTTATCTATATTCCCCACCATTATATTTCTGTTTACCCTTATCCCGTACATTCCCATTCCGGATTTAAATACCAGCATCCTTAACTTTTTGCAGGATTTTATGCCCAAAGAAATGTACGCTGCGGCGAGTAGTACTATTGAAGATATTGTAAATATTCCGCGAGGGGGCTTGTTGTCGGTTAACTTTTTATTTGCGCTGGTGCTTTCTACCAACGGTATTATGTCGTTGATGGATGCTTTTGATAAAAAATACAAAACCTTCAGGCAACGAACGTATTTGCGTAAGCGGTTAATTGCTACCGGGTTAACCCTAATGCTTTCGTTAATCCTTATTACTTCCATCGGTATTATTTTATTTGGTACGTATTTGCTCGATGTGCTGGTCTTCTACGAAATTGTTACCGAGGCTTTTACTTATACTTTAATTGTAGCGCTTAAGTACCTGGCTATTATCTTTCTGTTTTTATTGGCTACTTGCTCTATTTATTATTACGTTCCGGCTATTCACGATAAATGGCCATTCTTTTCGGCGGGGGCTGTAGTGGCTACTTTGCTTATATTTCTAGTGTCGTGGCTTTTTTCACTTTACATTAGAATATTCGATACTTACAACCATTTTTATGGTTCTATTGGCGCTTTAGTCGGGCTAATGATTTGGCTCGACTTTATTTCCATGACGTTAGTACTCGGTTTTGAAATTAACATTAGCATTGACTCTATTACCAAACGGGTTTCGCGGGTAAATTCTTAA
- a CDS encoding acyl-CoA thioesterase, whose translation MFQSEIQVRVRYSETDQMGYVYYGNFAAYYEVARTETFRSLGVNYNEMEKAGVMMPVLELRCKYIRPARYDDLLTIKVIIANKPHGTRIKFEYEVYNEAKELLNIGETTLVFVDMRTGRPTHIPESLISLMESYY comes from the coding sequence ATGTTTCAATCGGAAATACAAGTGCGCGTACGTTATTCAGAAACGGACCAAATGGGTTATGTGTATTACGGTAATTTTGCAGCATATTATGAGGTAGCGCGTACCGAAACGTTTCGGAGCCTGGGTGTGAATTATAATGAAATGGAAAAAGCGGGCGTTATGATGCCCGTATTAGAATTGCGTTGCAAGTACATCCGGCCGGCTCGCTACGACGATTTGCTTACCATTAAAGTAATAATTGCTAACAAACCGCACGGAACACGTATAAAGTTTGAGTACGAAGTGTATAACGAAGCCAAAGAGCTTTTGAATATTGGCGAAACTACCCTGGTATTTGTAGACATGCGAACAGGAAGGCCAACTCATATTCCGGAAAGCCTGATTTCGTTAATGGAAAGTTATTACTAA
- the mltG gene encoding endolytic transglycosylase MltG: MDVQKKARKKSNTLRNLLVVGGLLFISFSYYAYQIVYTPNVDTHGKHVYIRIPRGATFEQVMDSIENEKVIIDELSFRFLAKLMDYPKLIKPGHYELINRATNYYQISQLRAGIQSPVRLTFNNIRIKRDLTAKLSSDISATQTALDSLLRDEKYVKNLGFDTTTIMTMFIPNTYELYWNTSAEELLKRMKKEYDAFWTPVRVAKAKSLGLSKSEVSTLASIVEAEQSVHPDERRRIAGVYLNRLKIGLPLQADPTVVFAVGDFSIRRVLNEHLRFDSPYNTYKYKGLPPGPINLPSISSIDAVLNPEQHNYIYFCAKEDFSGYHNFAVTEAEHIRNARRYQQALNDRNILK; encoded by the coding sequence ATGGATGTTCAGAAAAAAGCTCGTAAAAAATCTAATACGCTCCGCAATTTACTGGTGGTAGGCGGTTTATTATTCATAAGTTTTTCGTATTACGCCTACCAGATTGTATATACGCCTAATGTAGATACGCACGGTAAGCACGTCTACATCCGGATTCCGAGAGGTGCTACGTTTGAGCAGGTAATGGATTCCATTGAAAATGAAAAGGTGATAATAGACGAGTTGTCTTTCCGTTTTCTGGCTAAGTTAATGGACTATCCTAAATTAATTAAACCAGGGCATTATGAATTAATTAATAGGGCGACTAATTACTACCAGATTAGCCAGTTAAGGGCCGGGATTCAATCGCCTGTGCGGCTTACCTTTAACAATATCCGCATAAAAAGAGATCTTACCGCCAAATTAAGCAGTGATATTTCAGCAACTCAAACCGCACTTGATTCCTTGCTGCGCGACGAAAAATACGTGAAAAACCTGGGCTTTGATACTACCACTATTATGACCATGTTTATTCCGAATACTTACGAATTATACTGGAATACGTCGGCTGAGGAGTTATTAAAGCGCATGAAGAAAGAATACGATGCTTTCTGGACTCCTGTCCGGGTAGCCAAGGCAAAGTCTTTGGGGTTGAGTAAAAGTGAGGTATCTACCTTAGCTTCTATTGTGGAAGCCGAACAATCAGTTCATCCGGATGAGCGCCGCCGGATAGCAGGTGTTTACTTAAACCGGTTAAAAATTGGCTTACCTTTACAGGCCGATCCAACGGTAGTTTTTGCAGTGGGCGACTTTAGCATTCGGCGGGTTTTAAATGAACATTTGCGCTTTGATTCGCCTTACAATACTTATAAATACAAAGGTTTGCCACCCGGGCCAATAAACTTACCTTCTATTTCTTCTATTGATGCTGTATTGAACCCGGAGCAACATAACTACATTTATTTCTGCGCGAAAGAAGATTTCTCAGGCTATCATAATTTTGCTGTTACCGAAGCCGAGCACATCCGGAATGCCCGCCGCTACCAGCAAGCCCTAAACGACCGGAATATTTTAAAGTAA
- a CDS encoding PAS domain S-box protein, with product MQTNLLETIQELKIKLAKAEQRNQLLSQQLTEKEFFVEEDNVPLENYRVPEPLYTYDTIFRQLFQESPEAMVILSLEDTILDVNSTFCSLLQYSKSELLQLNYYDVVDITDPKQIIFRQEKLRMGKFRGEMVLIRKDGSRFLADISSNKYLDQDGYFKFWGIIRDISKEREALIRSERDYRDLFNKANDAILIFDPETEQVFDANHKACKLYGFTHAEFIGMTLQRISKDVIRGKAYLQQLNRTGTLDNIESTQYRKDGTEIHLSISASFITYKGKKAVLTINHDITEKKIFEKTLLESEERFAAFMDNSPVLAWMKNTGDWCYSYVNQTHKHALGLSRELVTGKTDFELYPESIAAKLHQNDVLVAKNQRAMEYREEVILSDGTKGQFLVHKFPIHTINGDSFVAGTAINITDLLQTQRALENSEMRNRAVLNSAMDCIISMDKEGCILEFNPAAEKTFGYQRDEVIGKKIYEVIILSSLRSDYVPSLVRYLRTGKSKIMGKRVELTAKRANGEEFPVEVSITATGNTTDPVFTGIIQDISERKAAEFTLRKSEKQFRLITENMTDLVCLHEPDGKIIYASPSARDILGYTPEDMIDVSPYEFIHSKDKKRIIEKVIEILTTGKSAKNIEYRIRRKDGQYIWVDTGLRPIFNAGGKVIEVQTVSRDITIRKKTERKLKKAKEAAEISALAKKNFLANMSHEIRTPLNGVLGMAGLLNKTALHETQQKYLDIIDYSARNLLVIINDILDLAKIESGKLVLEYIPFNIHEILQGVQQALEYKAEEKDILLIVKSINLNHPFLVGDPHRLTQVLLNLVSNAIKFTNQGVVVIRTEIVAETDTTSTFQFLVKDSGIGIPVEKQATIFEGFMQAHAHTSRNYGGTGLGLTICKNLVEKQGGKIWVESELGKGSEFKFELTFQKAAAAQIKEVKSDGSPVDFTSLGSLKILLAEDNAVNQFLAQSIMQNWGFTVDTAQNGREAITLASQNYYDLILMDIQMPEVSGIEATQRIRQLVDTQKANIPIIALTANALKGDAEHFIAAGMNDYLAKPFEECKLFQKIAATIKQPSAVDASFTLNKTTSLAMSDFSAPEKLCNLTLLQSMANGNTDFLIKFLQMFIDQVPPQVQAMGQAVALLDWAKAANLAHQLKANYDTVGISALYQPIRDLEAYTKQQINLTDVPDLVANIENISNQAITELQAEIDRLQKQ from the coding sequence ATGCAAACAAATCTATTAGAAACAATACAAGAATTAAAGATAAAGCTAGCAAAAGCAGAACAGCGTAACCAACTGTTAAGCCAACAACTAACTGAAAAAGAATTTTTTGTTGAAGAGGATAACGTTCCATTAGAAAATTACCGGGTACCTGAACCTCTATATACGTATGATACTATTTTCCGGCAGCTCTTCCAGGAAAGTCCGGAAGCCATGGTTATTCTGTCTTTAGAAGACACTATCCTTGATGTAAATAGCACCTTTTGTTCTTTGTTGCAGTATTCTAAATCTGAACTGCTACAACTTAACTATTACGATGTTGTTGATATAACAGATCCTAAACAGATTATATTCCGGCAGGAAAAATTACGGATGGGTAAATTCCGGGGCGAAATGGTTCTGATACGAAAGGATGGTAGCCGTTTCTTAGCTGATATAAGCTCTAATAAATACTTGGATCAGGATGGATATTTTAAATTCTGGGGAATTATTCGGGATATATCTAAAGAACGGGAAGCTTTAATACGTAGTGAACGAGATTACCGCGATTTATTTAATAAAGCGAACGATGCCATTCTCATATTTGATCCGGAAACGGAGCAAGTATTTGATGCCAACCATAAAGCTTGTAAACTTTATGGCTTTACTCATGCTGAATTTATAGGTATGACTTTGCAGCGTATTTCTAAAGATGTGATTCGGGGCAAAGCCTACTTGCAGCAACTTAATCGTACGGGTACTTTAGATAATATAGAAAGCACACAATACCGTAAAGATGGTACTGAAATCCATTTATCTATAAGTGCTTCCTTTATTACTTACAAAGGAAAAAAAGCTGTTTTAACAATTAACCACGATATAACCGAAAAGAAAATATTTGAAAAAACTTTACTGGAAAGTGAAGAACGCTTTGCTGCTTTTATGGATAACAGCCCGGTGCTTGCCTGGATGAAAAATACCGGTGACTGGTGTTATAGCTATGTAAATCAAACGCATAAACATGCTCTGGGACTTTCGCGGGAGTTGGTAACAGGTAAAACTGATTTTGAATTATATCCAGAATCTATTGCTGCCAAGTTGCACCAAAATGATGTTTTAGTGGCGAAAAATCAACGGGCTATGGAGTACCGGGAGGAAGTAATTTTATCAGATGGTACTAAGGGGCAATTTCTAGTACATAAATTTCCTATTCATACTATAAACGGCGATTCTTTTGTTGCTGGTACCGCTATTAATATCACCGATTTACTGCAAACGCAGCGGGCTTTAGAAAATAGTGAAATGCGAAACCGAGCTGTATTAAATTCGGCTATGGATTGCATTATCAGTATGGATAAAGAGGGTTGTATTCTGGAATTTAATCCGGCCGCTGAAAAAACTTTTGGATATCAACGGGACGAAGTAATTGGTAAAAAAATATACGAGGTAATTATTCTGTCTAGTTTACGTTCAGATTATGTGCCCAGTCTGGTCCGTTATCTCCGGACAGGAAAAAGTAAAATAATGGGCAAAAGAGTGGAGCTAACTGCGAAACGCGCGAACGGCGAAGAATTTCCGGTTGAAGTTTCCATTACCGCCACCGGCAACACAACTGATCCAGTATTTACCGGAATAATTCAGGATATTAGTGAACGTAAAGCAGCTGAATTCACTCTCCGGAAAAGTGAGAAACAGTTTCGGTTAATTACCGAGAACATGACCGATTTGGTATGTTTGCATGAACCCGATGGAAAAATTATTTATGCTTCTCCTTCTGCTCGGGATATATTAGGTTATACTCCTGAAGATATGATAGATGTTTCTCCGTACGAGTTTATTCACTCTAAAGATAAGAAACGGATTATAGAGAAAGTAATTGAAATATTAACTACTGGTAAATCAGCAAAGAACATCGAGTATCGGATTCGGCGTAAAGATGGGCAATATATTTGGGTAGATACTGGCTTGCGTCCCATATTTAATGCAGGTGGGAAGGTAATTGAAGTACAAACCGTATCAAGGGATATTACTATTCGGAAAAAGACAGAACGTAAACTTAAAAAAGCCAAAGAAGCTGCTGAAATATCGGCCTTAGCGAAGAAAAATTTTTTGGCCAATATGAGCCATGAAATCCGGACGCCACTAAATGGCGTGCTAGGAATGGCGGGTTTATTAAATAAAACAGCCCTGCACGAAACCCAGCAAAAGTACCTGGATATTATTGATTATTCAGCCCGGAACCTGTTAGTTATTATTAATGATATATTAGATCTGGCTAAAATAGAGTCCGGTAAGTTGGTATTAGAATATATTCCCTTTAATATCCACGAAATTTTGCAGGGAGTTCAACAAGCTCTTGAATATAAAGCCGAGGAAAAAGATATTTTATTAATAGTAAAAAGCATTAATTTAAATCATCCGTTTCTGGTTGGTGACCCGCACCGGCTTACCCAGGTGTTGCTTAATTTAGTAAGTAATGCTATTAAATTTACCAACCAGGGGGTAGTAGTTATTCGCACAGAAATTGTAGCAGAAACAGATACTACTAGTACCTTTCAATTTCTGGTAAAAGACTCAGGAATTGGTATTCCGGTAGAAAAGCAAGCTACCATCTTCGAAGGCTTTATGCAGGCCCACGCGCACACATCGCGCAACTATGGCGGAACCGGACTGGGACTTACCATTTGTAAAAACTTAGTAGAAAAGCAAGGGGGTAAGATTTGGGTGGAAAGCGAGCTAGGTAAAGGCAGCGAGTTTAAATTTGAACTTACTTTTCAAAAAGCAGCAGCAGCTCAAATTAAAGAAGTTAAATCAGATGGAAGTCCGGTTGATTTTACCAGTTTAGGAAGTTTAAAAATCTTATTGGCCGAGGATAATGCGGTAAATCAATTTTTGGCGCAGTCTATTATGCAGAATTGGGGTTTTACCGTAGATACAGCCCAAAATGGAAGAGAGGCCATTACTTTAGCATCTCAAAACTATTACGATTTAATTTTAATGGATATTCAGATGCCTGAAGTAAGCGGTATAGAAGCCACCCAGCGCATCCGGCAATTAGTTGATACCCAAAAGGCGAATATTCCTATTATTGCTTTAACGGCAAACGCTTTAAAAGGAGATGCGGAGCATTTTATCGCGGCTGGTATGAACGATTACCTGGCAAAACCTTTTGAAGAGTGTAAGCTTTTTCAGAAAATTGCAGCAACTATTAAACAACCCTCAGCGGTTGATGCATCATTCACCTTGAATAAAACAACATCTTTAGCCATGTCCGACTTTTCCGCCCCCGAAAAATTATGCAATTTAACATTATTGCAAAGCATGGCCAATGGCAATACCGATTTTTTAATTAAGTTCCTGCAAATGTTTATCGATCAGGTACCACCGCAAGTTCAGGCCATGGGGCAAGCAGTAGCACTGTTGGATTGGGCGAAAGCGGCTAACCTGGCCCATCAGCTAAAAGCAAATTACGACACTGTAGGAATTTCAGCTTTGTACCAGCCCATCCGGGATTTGGAAGCTTACACGAAGCAGCAAATTAATTTAACTGATGTGCCTGACTTAGTAGCTAATATTGAGAATATAAGCAATCAAGCCATTACGGAACTACAAGCCGAAATAGATCGGCTGCAAAAACAATAG
- a CDS encoding L-threonylcarbamoyladenylate synthase yields MANATLIKIHPDNPPMNKILQVVEILRKGGIVIYPTDTIYGMGCDLHNARALERLCHLKGLKPDKANLSFICSDLTHISDYARNISTSVYKVMKKALPGPFTFVLEASSKVPRLGGIRKKTVGIRVPNHQIPLCIVRELGNPIISTSIHDDDAIIEYATDPELIFEKFRHSVDAVIDGGYGKNVPSTVINCEDEQFEVLRQGAGIIEEYV; encoded by the coding sequence ATGGCAAATGCTACTTTAATAAAAATTCATCCGGATAACCCACCTATGAATAAAATTCTGCAGGTAGTAGAAATTTTGCGCAAGGGAGGAATAGTAATTTACCCTACCGATACCATTTATGGAATGGGTTGCGATTTGCATAATGCCCGGGCATTAGAACGTCTTTGTCATTTAAAAGGCCTTAAACCAGATAAAGCAAACTTATCTTTTATTTGCTCTGATCTTACCCATATTTCTGACTATGCCCGGAATATTTCTACTTCTGTTTATAAAGTCATGAAAAAAGCCTTGCCGGGTCCGTTCACTTTTGTACTGGAAGCAAGCAGTAAAGTACCCAGACTAGGAGGCATACGGAAAAAGACAGTTGGCATACGGGTACCGAATCATCAAATACCATTGTGCATTGTTCGGGAATTAGGAAATCCTATTATTTCTACTTCTATCCACGACGACGATGCGATAATCGAATATGCTACTGACCCGGAGCTTATATTCGAAAAATTCAGACATTCGGTAGATGCGGTAATAGACGGAGGCTACGGCAAGAACGTACCTTCTACGGTAATTAACTGCGAAGATGAGCAGTTTGAAGTACTTCGCCAGGGTGCGGGTATTATTGAGGAATATGTTTAA
- a CDS encoding lysophospholipid acyltransferase family protein, with the protein MKELPVRKQYYLLWWLFLAIAWLPFPVLYLISDVLYGLLFYITGYRKKVVFQNLQRSFPEKNKEEHLKIAKQFYRNLTDILVETIKLAVISPEQLKKRVQILNPEVIEAETSKGKLVLAMGGHQGNWEWAPSGGIPFLNCPIDVVYKPLSNTFFEAFVYGIRTRLGPNLVRMKDSLRFLIQHKKQPRLFCMLSDQTPPKSEIQYWTTFMNQYAGFFVGGEKLAASFHMPVFFIHAQRVGRGYYNFKFIPIEPAGAALQSDYPITEQFARMLETWIHENPSDYLWSHRRWKHERPVGS; encoded by the coding sequence ATGAAGGAATTACCCGTCCGGAAACAATATTATCTGCTTTGGTGGCTTTTTTTGGCAATTGCCTGGCTACCATTTCCGGTACTATACCTTATTTCCGATGTATTATACGGGCTTTTATTTTATATAACCGGTTACCGCAAGAAAGTAGTATTTCAAAATTTACAACGATCTTTTCCGGAAAAGAACAAGGAGGAGCATTTAAAGATTGCAAAACAGTTTTACCGTAACCTAACCGATATCCTTGTAGAAACAATTAAGTTAGCTGTTATTTCGCCGGAGCAATTAAAAAAACGGGTACAAATTCTTAATCCGGAGGTAATAGAGGCCGAAACTAGTAAAGGAAAATTAGTTTTAGCTATGGGTGGTCACCAAGGTAACTGGGAGTGGGCCCCATCCGGCGGTATTCCGTTTCTGAACTGTCCCATTGATGTAGTATATAAACCCTTAAGCAATACCTTTTTCGAAGCTTTTGTTTATGGAATCCGCACTCGGCTGGGTCCAAATCTGGTTCGCATGAAAGATAGTTTAAGGTTTTTAATTCAGCATAAGAAACAACCCCGCCTTTTCTGTATGCTGTCAGATCAAACCCCACCCAAGAGCGAAATTCAATATTGGACTACCTTTATGAACCAGTATGCCGGCTTTTTCGTCGGGGGTGAAAAATTGGCAGCATCCTTTCATATGCCCGTATTTTTCATTCATGCGCAACGAGTGGGCCGGGGCTATTATAATTTTAAATTTATTCCCATTGAACCTGCCGGCGCAGCTTTGCAATCGGACTACCCAATTACAGAACAATTTGCCCGGATGCTGGAAACCTGGATTCACGAAAACCCTTCCGATTATCTTTGGTCGCACCGCCGCTGGAAACACGAGCGTCCGGTGGGCAGTTAA